A region from the Populus trichocarpa isolate Nisqually-1 chromosome 18, P.trichocarpa_v4.1, whole genome shotgun sequence genome encodes:
- the LOC7458442 gene encoding aspartyl protease family protein At5g10770 isoform X2, with translation MATPICSISLLSVFLLLFSLEKGYAVEENEATKSYLHIIKVNSLLPTTACNHSSKVSNSLSLEVVHRHGPCIGIVNQEKGADAPSNMEIFLRDQNRVDSIHARLSSRGMFPEKQATTLPVQSGASIGAGDYVVTVGLGTPKKEFTLIFDTGSDITWTQCEPCVKTCYKQKEPRLNPSTSTSYKNISCSSALCKLVASGSQSCSSSTCLYQVQYGDGSYSIGFFATETLTLSSSNVFKNFLFGCGQQNNGLFGGAAGLLGLGRTKLALPSQTAKTYKKLFSYCLPASSSSKGYLSLGGQVSKSVKFTPLSADFDSTPFYGLDITGLSVGGRKLSIDESAFSAGTVIDSGTVITRLSPTAYSELSSAFQNLMTDYPSTSGYSIFDTCYDFSKYDTVRIPKVGVTFKGGVEMDIDVSGILYPVNGLKKVCLAFAGNDDDSDTSIFGNVQQRTYQVVYDGAKGRVGFAPGGCS, from the exons ATGGCCACCCCAATTTGTTCCATCTCTCTTCtgagtgtttttcttcttctattctcTTTGGAAAAGGGTTATGCTGTTGAAGAAAATGAGGCTACGAAAAGCTATCTTCATATTATTAAAGTCAATTCTCTTCTGCCAACAACTGCCTGCAACCACTCTTCTAAAG TTTCAAACAGTTTATCCCTGGAAGTGGTGCACAGGCATGGCCCATGCATTGGTATAGTGAATCAAGAGAAAGGAGCAGATGCTCCTTCTAACATGGAAATCTTCCTTCGAGACCAAAATCGAGTGGATTCAATTCATGCTAGGCTCTCAAGTCGTGGCATGTTCCCAGAGAAGCAGGCTACAACATTGCCGGTCCAGTCTGGTGCATCTATCGGTGCTGGTGATTATGTTGTTACTGTGGGTCTCGGCACACCGAAAAAAGAATTTACCCTCATATTCGACACCGGCAGCGATATCACTTGGACTCAATGTGAGCCATGCGTGAAGACTTGCTACAAACAGAAGGAGCCAAGGTTAAATCCGAGCACGTCTACTTCATACAAGAACATTTCGTGTTCCTCGGCGTTGTGCAAATTAGTCGCGTCAG GTAGCCAAAGTTGTTCTTCTTCGACATGCCTTTACCAGGTGCAATATGGAGACGGCTCCTACTCAATCGGGTTTTTTGCTACAGAAACATTAACCCTTTCCTCATCAAATGTGTTCAAGAACTTCTTATTTGGGTGCGGGCAACAAAACAATGGCCTATTTGGAGGAGCAGCCGGTTTGCTGGGACTTGGTCGGACCAAGTTAGCCTTGCCATCACAAACtgctaaaacatacaaaaagcTCTTCTCTTATTGCCTACCGGCATCCTCCAGCTCCAAAGGTTACCTCAGTCTTGGTGGACAAGTCTCTAAGTCTGTGAAATTCACTCCTTTGTCTGCGGACTTTGACTCGACGCCTTTTTACGGCCTGGACATAACCGGACTTAGTGTTGGAGGGCGCAAGCTATCAATAGATGAATCGGCTTTTTCAGCTGGAACCGTTATTGACTCTGGCACGGTCATCACGAGACTGTCTCCGACAGCATACTCCGAGCTCAGCTCAgcatttcaaaatttgatgacaGATTATCCTTCGACAAGTGGGTATTCTATTTTCGATACGTGCTATGATTTTAGTAAATATGACACGGTAAGGATACCCAAGGTTGGTGTGACCTTCAAAGGCGGAGTCGAGATGGATATTGATGTGTCAGGGATTTTGTATCCAGTGAACGGTTTGAAGAAGGTTTGCCTAGCTTTCGCAGGAAATGATGATGATAGTGATACATCAATTTTTGGAAATGTTCAGCAAAGGACTTATCAAGTGGTCTATGATGGTGCAAAAGGAAGGGTTGGATTTGCCCCTGGTGGTTGTAGCTGA
- the LOC7458442 gene encoding aspartyl protease family protein At5g10770 isoform X1 encodes MATPICSISLLSVFLLLFSLEKGYAVEENEATKSYLHIIKVNSLLPTTACNHSSKVSNSLSLEVVHRHGPCIGIVNQEKGADAPSNMEIFLRDQNRVDSIHARLSSRGMFPEKQATTLPVQSGASIGAGDYVVTVGLGTPKKEFTLIFDTGSDITWTQCEPCVKTCYKQKEPRLNPSTSTSYKNISCSSALCKLVASEGSQSCSSSTCLYQVQYGDGSYSIGFFATETLTLSSSNVFKNFLFGCGQQNNGLFGGAAGLLGLGRTKLALPSQTAKTYKKLFSYCLPASSSSKGYLSLGGQVSKSVKFTPLSADFDSTPFYGLDITGLSVGGRKLSIDESAFSAGTVIDSGTVITRLSPTAYSELSSAFQNLMTDYPSTSGYSIFDTCYDFSKYDTVRIPKVGVTFKGGVEMDIDVSGILYPVNGLKKVCLAFAGNDDDSDTSIFGNVQQRTYQVVYDGAKGRVGFAPGGCS; translated from the exons ATGGCCACCCCAATTTGTTCCATCTCTCTTCtgagtgtttttcttcttctattctcTTTGGAAAAGGGTTATGCTGTTGAAGAAAATGAGGCTACGAAAAGCTATCTTCATATTATTAAAGTCAATTCTCTTCTGCCAACAACTGCCTGCAACCACTCTTCTAAAG TTTCAAACAGTTTATCCCTGGAAGTGGTGCACAGGCATGGCCCATGCATTGGTATAGTGAATCAAGAGAAAGGAGCAGATGCTCCTTCTAACATGGAAATCTTCCTTCGAGACCAAAATCGAGTGGATTCAATTCATGCTAGGCTCTCAAGTCGTGGCATGTTCCCAGAGAAGCAGGCTACAACATTGCCGGTCCAGTCTGGTGCATCTATCGGTGCTGGTGATTATGTTGTTACTGTGGGTCTCGGCACACCGAAAAAAGAATTTACCCTCATATTCGACACCGGCAGCGATATCACTTGGACTCAATGTGAGCCATGCGTGAAGACTTGCTACAAACAGAAGGAGCCAAGGTTAAATCCGAGCACGTCTACTTCATACAAGAACATTTCGTGTTCCTCGGCGTTGTGCAAATTAGTCGCGTCAG AAGGTAGCCAAAGTTGTTCTTCTTCGACATGCCTTTACCAGGTGCAATATGGAGACGGCTCCTACTCAATCGGGTTTTTTGCTACAGAAACATTAACCCTTTCCTCATCAAATGTGTTCAAGAACTTCTTATTTGGGTGCGGGCAACAAAACAATGGCCTATTTGGAGGAGCAGCCGGTTTGCTGGGACTTGGTCGGACCAAGTTAGCCTTGCCATCACAAACtgctaaaacatacaaaaagcTCTTCTCTTATTGCCTACCGGCATCCTCCAGCTCCAAAGGTTACCTCAGTCTTGGTGGACAAGTCTCTAAGTCTGTGAAATTCACTCCTTTGTCTGCGGACTTTGACTCGACGCCTTTTTACGGCCTGGACATAACCGGACTTAGTGTTGGAGGGCGCAAGCTATCAATAGATGAATCGGCTTTTTCAGCTGGAACCGTTATTGACTCTGGCACGGTCATCACGAGACTGTCTCCGACAGCATACTCCGAGCTCAGCTCAgcatttcaaaatttgatgacaGATTATCCTTCGACAAGTGGGTATTCTATTTTCGATACGTGCTATGATTTTAGTAAATATGACACGGTAAGGATACCCAAGGTTGGTGTGACCTTCAAAGGCGGAGTCGAGATGGATATTGATGTGTCAGGGATTTTGTATCCAGTGAACGGTTTGAAGAAGGTTTGCCTAGCTTTCGCAGGAAATGATGATGATAGTGATACATCAATTTTTGGAAATGTTCAGCAAAGGACTTATCAAGTGGTCTATGATGGTGCAAAAGGAAGGGTTGGATTTGCCCCTGGTGGTTGTAGCTGA
- the LOC7465438 gene encoding aspartyl protease family protein At5g10770, whose amino-acid sequence MATPISSVSLTMRCFLYAYFLCLCLLFSLEKGYALEGRKVAESHHSHSIEVSSLLPSASCKPSTKVLSNNDNKASLKVVHKHGPCSKLSQDEASAAPTHTEILLQDQSRVKSIHSRLSNSKTSGGKDVKVTDSTTIPAKDGSTVGSGNYIVTVGLGTPKKDLSLIFDTGSDITWTQCQPCARSCYKQKEQIFDPSQSTSYTNISCSSSICNSLTSATGNTPGCASSACVYGIQYGDSSFSVGFFGTEKLTLTSTDAFNNIYFGCGQNNQGLFGGSAGLLGLGRDKLSVVSQTAQKYNKIFSYCLPSSSSSTGFLTFGGSASKNAKFTPLSTISAGPSFYGLDFTGISVGGKKLAISASVFSTAGAIIDSGTVITRLPPAAYSALRASFRNLMSKYPMTKALSILDTCYDFSSYTTISVPKIGFSFSSGIEVDIDAKGILYASSISQVCLAFAGNSDATDVFIFGNVQQKTLEVFYDGSAGKVGFAPGGCS is encoded by the exons ATGGCCACTCCCATTTCCTCCGTCTCCCTCACCATGAGGTGTTTCTTGTATGCTTATTTTCTCTGTCTAtgccttctcttctctttgGAGAAGGGCTATGCCCTTGAAGGAAGGAAAGTTGCTGAAAGCCACCATAGCCATTCCATCGAAGTGAGCTCTCTACTTCCATCAGCTAGCTGCAAACCTTCCACCAAAG tTCTCAGCAACAACGACAACAAGGCATCTCTCAAGGTAGTCCACAAGCACGGGCCTTGCTCTAAGCTAAGCCAAGACGAGGCAAGTGCTGCTCCAACACACACTGAGATCCTCCTTCAAGACCAGTCCAGGGTCAAGTCAATTCACTCTAGGCTCTCAAATTCCAAGACCTCAGGTGGCAAAGATGTGAAGGTGACTGATTCAACCACCATCCCAGCCAAGGACGGCAGCACAGTTGGTTCAGGCAATTATATTGTGACTGTGGGACTTGGCACACCCAAGAAGGATCTCTCTCTGATTTTCGACACTGGAAGTGACATTACATGGACACAATGCCAGCCATGTGCAAGGTCTTGCTATAAACAAAAGGAGCAGATATTTGATCCAAGTCAATCAACATCATACACCAACATTTCATGCTCCTCATCAATCTGCAATTCACTTACTTCTGCAACAG GCAATACTCCTGGCTGTGCTTCCTCAGCATGTGTCTATGGCATCCAATATGGGGACTCCTCGTTTTCGGTAGGATTCTTCGGCACAGAAAAGCTAACCTTAACATCTACTGATGCGTTCAACAACATCTACTTTGGTTGTGGCCAAAACAACCAAGGTCTCTTTGGTGGCTCGGCTGGACTACTTGGCCTAGGTCGTGACAAACTATCTGTAGTGTCACAAACTGCCCAAAAATACAACAAGATCTTCTCCTATTGTCTCCCGTCTTCCTCTAGCTCAACCGGGTTCCTAACTTTTGGTGGCTCGGCTTCAAAGAATGCTAAATTCACACCACTTTCAACAATATCTGCTGGCCCCTCCTTTTACGGCCTAGACTTTACAGGAATAAGCGTTGGTGGGAAAAAACTAGCCATCTCTGCATCAGTTTTCTCAACTGCTGGTGCTATCATAGATTCAGGGACTGTCATTACAAGGTTGCCACCAGCAGCCTACTCTGCGCTTCGCGCCTCATTCAGGAATTTGATGTCCAAGTATCCGATGACAAAGGCACTATCGATACTTGACACTTGCTATGATTTTAGCAGTTATACCACCATCTCAGTGCCTAAGATTGGTTTTTCCTTTAGCAGTGGGATTGAGGTAGATATTGATGCGAAAGGGATTTTATACGCGAGTAGCATATCCCAAGTGTGCCTGGCATTTGCTGGAAATAGTGATGCAACTGACGTGTTCATTTTCGGAAATGTTCAGCAAAAAACACTAGAAGTTTTCTATGATGGCTCGGCCGGGAAAGTTGGATTTGCTCCTGGGGGTTGTAGCTGA